The genomic DNA CCCATTATGATATTATAGGCCtagtttcaattttataaacatgGGCTTTGGCTCGTTTAATTCATATAAAAGGgagtttttttcttaatatgtcAAAACATGGACACTTGTCTGAATAAAGACTTCCAAagcttaaatataatttcttcatACCAAAATAGAAGCGTTATGTTTTGATTGATGgtgaaaattatttgaaaaattatatttgaagaaACTAAAATACAGTAGATTGAAATGTTTATAATAAGTTAATGATATCTAAGAGTTAGTCCAACTCCACCGCTCTCCACTCGTCCACTTCTTTcccaattttaatattattaattactcttctatatatatacataacacTTATTTTCTTTCCTAAGTCTATAAAAAGGAATAAATTGTGGAAGATTTTGCTTATATAAcagcttttaaaattatatatgtaattattattattattattattattaaaaactctTCAAATTAAAACGACCAAATAATAGATTTCTACtcactttctaaattaaataaagttgtaGTGAAcgtatattttaaaagttaaatatacatatatagggTTGGGCGTCAGATATCAGGATTTCCCTTGCAAAGAGGGGCAAACtagtcataatttttttaaaatatttaccatTTTGTTCCTCTATATGAAGGGAACATATATGCGAAATAAAAAGAATTGATTCCTTCTATTTTGTAGAAGAGATCCTGTTACATGATTTTCTTTGTTCCGTCTCACAAGAAGAACAtcatatttaaaagaaaaaattaccATTTTGCCCTTCTGTGTTAGGAGAAAGACAGAATAGGGATCCCTTCTGTATATTTTGAGGATCTTACTGATgcaataattataaaaactaatgcaatcactttttttttcttttttctttattaaagtTAAGCAAATCCACCCTATCATTCTTTCattaagttgtttttttttagtGAATATCTAACGAGATGATCTAcaacttaattagttatttttagtaaaaatctaactaaaaaatctttaaattaatttaatgtgtttttatataaattgactaaacatttaatgatttttcgtacacaactaattaattaaagtaaatatataatgtgCCGTGAATCCAGCAATGATGTTAGCTCTTTGGAGATGGATGATGAGCACAAGACATAATTAAAGAGATCTTTCTAATTCCTTTTTCTAGATTTGCTCCTGAAATTGATACTCACCACCAAccaactttatatatatataagatcaAACAAAACGTCTTATATAACTGTTTCAGTCAAGGAATCTAATTTATAATTgctttaattttaacaattcaTAATTTAAAGATTAACCTGTATTATTATAGGCTTTTCTCGGCCTTTAAATGCCGACGCAAATTATACGTCGATAAgacaataaataatgaaaatgagtTTTGTCCAAACCTGATCGCAGACATATTTTTCATGAATTCTGTccttcaattaatatatttcttttttttctttaaattaatccCCATACacccttttattttattttcttaaatccaTGAGATTATCAATCATCTCACACTTTTCTTCTCCTATactttttttcaacaaaatttcctctctttttttatatatatttttgtgagAAATATATATGTTGATTAGGTGTCCCTGTTAGGTTGCTATATGAAACATGAAATGATAAAAGGATGCCTCGACAATAATTCATTCGATCAGATCTTCATTGTCGCGACAACGAATTCCAACTTCAATGTAATGTGagacaataaattaattttccttcaatatatatatatatatatatatatatatatatatatatatatatatatatatatatattttagatgtAGCAATGCTATTTGTAATTCTAAActataattctttaatttttcatgTGTGTAGTTAGTACTGGTTCAATTATTGGAAAATGTTGAAGTAAATATATGTATGTGTGTGTTAGATGGAGTTAAAGATaagttaaatagttaattaaattgaatatgtttgattatatatttatatataagattgGTGTAAAATATCCATAAATAGAGGAGAGGGGCATGCAtgaagtgttattatatatataaaatgtgatGAATGAATTACCTAGCTAGCTAggtaataattgaaattgattgaatataataaaatgacAAAATGTCCTATATAACAAAATACACGAGTTTGAACAAACAGGCCCGTATGGAATGATAATGAGGTATTTAAGACGATATCAGACATGCGTCCAAGTACAAACCAAACAGAGCCGTATTGATGATGGGGGGTACACATTTTTGCGTGTCAAAAAAggaagataataataaatagatcgATAGAACAGCAGCAGCTAGCCTTAAtgtacaatattattattattattattattaacaaaacttcaataacataattaattaattaccaatAATATATACTCATCACCGAGCTAGCTAGCTAATTTACAATAGTACTCATTAAGCTTCTAGctatatgtatttaaatcattatatatacccACAAGTTTCAATGTATCAAGTTAATTTcgatccatatatatatatgggtcaAGGAATCAcacccaaaataaaataaaataaaataaaagtcaacAAAACATCTAGAATTGACTTGTACAAGATCTATCAGACAacatgaaaaatcaaagatagaTATATTAAACCATGGTTAATAAATGCGGCTAAGGggatttaaatgatatattttagaGGTCAATGATGATGgtcaaataattataagagaGACGTTAGATGACGTTGATATTGAAGAACTTGTTCATGAAGAGAAAGATAATCAATAATTATGGCaagtcattaattaattaagagacgaactatttctttttgttatcTAGAAATATTAATGGTATTGTCAAAGTAACAAATATGATTGAGAAAGTATACATGTGGAGAAAATTCAAGATGAACAAAAGgatgtaattaaaaaaacatcagttaaatttcaatatcaatgaaaaaaaaaaacccttatCAAGATAAAGATATCAACATCCACCTAAAATTGGGATCTTTTGAGATAGATTAATCTGATCAGAAATAGTGGccatatttgtttaattagttGATGTTAGTGAGTGATATTTTTTAGTATGTTTTTCtggtttttattaaatttattatattattattctaaacaTTTAATTTGTATCCCTAGCTAGCTATATATAATATcacaatttaattagtttgtaCTGATGATAAATTTtcccaaaacaagtgaaatttTAACTTGTTCTCAAGTTAAAAAAAgttttcacttttcaaaatcacAAGCCAATACATGTTCAGACCATTTAAGacctaactaattaattatatcatgATTTTGTAACTAATTATCATGACCATATATTActcaacaaattaataaataattcataactaattaatttccAACCTCTTGATGATGATTCATGTATAAGTCTGGAAAATATTAGATTGTTCATGATGACATTCCCTAAAATTCAACCTGATACATATATAAAACATAAGATCAAATGGAAGAAACATTAATGTAAATGAGAATCACAAAAacaataactatatatatataagaaatgtgaagttaattacataaaatgaatataaacaagaggtaaactaattaatatcaaGAAAAGATCAAACCTGTCTTGAGATTTACATATCATGAAGCTAGAGTGTGAATGAATGAACACAAAGATCCTGTGAAACAAAAACCCTCATATATTATAGATTGATCACATAAGTTAGTTAATTATATCAATCTTGGAGTAAAAATccactaattaattaatgaattaacgTGTATATCATGTTTAATGGTGCTGATCATGATCATCATCTTCTTGTGATTCCTTCCGGGGCATGATCATATCTTGAAGAAGCCCATGATCTCTAAccatagaagaagaagatgttgttgatgatgaagatggaGGAGGGAAATTATAATAATGAGGAACAAAATCTGATATTATGGAGGATATTGGGTTGATATTAATAGTGTTATGGagattgttattattattattattaatataaacttgattattattattattattattataattatgggGTTGTGAAGAAATGATGAAATTGGGGGAAGCCACCGTCGGAAAATTAACGCCGCCAATGAAACCGGCCGTCTCCGGCGCCGCCGCAGTGGTTGTGGTGCGAAGCGTGACAGGGCATGGATGGCCGTGTGTTCCTTCGTAGGTGGTAACGACTACGGTGGAATCTTCGCAAGATCTCTCCACTCTTTTCTTCACCCCACATGAAGCCATGGTGCAACGGTAATAACTCCTAAATTTAATCAGTTTAaatcatatgatcatcaaaacaaattaaacaaacaGATCGATCcgtgtttataatatatatggatcAAATTGTAGAACTAAATTAATTACCTTGGATAAGGGCTGTTTTTGACAGCTTTTTGGCCGTATTTTCTCCATCGATATCCATCGTCTAAATGATCGACATCGCTCTTTGTCATGAAAGCAAATCTTGGCTGCCTTTGTTTTTTGGTATTCTTCTTTTTCGGTTTTAACCTAATTAATCCcccaagaaagaaaaaaaaatcaaaacttgtagagagagaaaataaggGTTTGAATTTGgaagtatatattaattaattactggTTATTGATAGTCGATTTCTCCTCTTTATCTCGTTCTTCCGTTTTACTCGTCGTCACCTCTGTGGAAGATAATGAAGAGATGGAATTCCCTGATGGTGAAGCGAGttccggcggcggcggcggcggcggttgCAGCGGCGGCGGAGGTGGAGTTTGGAACATATCGAATAAAGAAGGGGTGTAGTCTTGAATTTCGAGCATATCGATGAAACCTAAATTTGAGGTTTTGATTTCATTCTGCAGGTCACATGATGCGGATGGTGTGTCGAAGATGCTTGAAAAGCTGGGTACTGCCGGGAAAGTGGTCGGAATCTGGTCGGAATTAATTTCTTGATCAGTCGACGTCGGCGCCTTGATCTGATGATCAATatcatctttattattattattattttccataGTAAGGATCAGAAAAATGGTATGGTTATAAGATTCTTCATTTGAAAAGGCTAAGTAAGGCTAGCTTGTTGGTAAAAGGTGCATGAGTTTTCagacagaaaatatatattcagTGTGACGAGAAAGTGAtcagctctctctctctctatagtgatcagctctctctctctctatatctaTATCTCTATCTCTGCACAAGAGAGAAAAACTGTTTGCTATTAGAAGAAGAAGTTATATTCAGTGGGGACGACTAccttcatcattttatttttatttttattttattgtttatgtcATGTCTTACCTAAGAACACCCCCCTTAAGTTTTCAATTTCAAAGCATAAACGCACTAAGACCAATTTcgaaaataatagttttttatttattcattcatcttAATTTAACGGATCAAagtattattcttatttaaatcatagggttatattaataattaaatatgaatattttaacaCCACTTATATATTTTGactgttttatattattaggtgaAAATATTAGAAGagcatttatattaaataaataaaaaacaattgatTTAGTTGATGTATcggataatttaaattattaaaaaaaaggttattttaaacatttttttgtcCAATAAGGATAGAAAcgtcttaaaatatatatatatattttttaaattggctCAATAGGAAAATTTTCTTCCTTAATAATCTCTCggatattttaatgttttttggtttttaagaaaatgatttaaaaataataaagtaaccTGTGGATCACAACTGACAAATGTCGGTGGCTGTAGTAATAAATGGAGATTGGATTTGGACCGCCAGTGTGGTCCGATCCGACGAAAACAGTCTATGCTTTTCCACGCGGCTTGTTGACCGATAACCCGTTGGTGAGAAAACGGTTTTCATTCCACCTGAATTATATCAGACTTAATTTGtttcaaatcaattattttttaaaagaaatttatctcattttttatttattttatgttctaCACAGATTAGTAAGATATTTCTTTTTTTGTAATTCACTTCTAGAGCTGGGCAATGGGTTAGCtaaatacgaaccgacacgattcaacacgatatttgtacggaacgacacgatacgatattatctcactcgggtcttgggttgacacgatacaagcacgagacgacacggtCACGACACAATTATGAGTTTACACGATCGAAACACAGTTACGAGTCGACACGGACAcgacacgagtatagacacgacacaaatATAGACACAAGCAcaagtatacacacgaaacgacataaacacaattagtcaaaTGACCTAAGCTACCcacattaacattctctaaacctattacatttttattcaattaataaattatttaatttcgtaaatgtaatatttataattaaaattaaacacactaaaatataatattaaaataaaataaatataaaaaataaattatatgaataaaaatgcgagtctattaataattctttaattacttattaatttttttaattatttataatttcaattattattaatacattaaatataaatatatgataataattttaattttaataatataataatatatatttataaactttaccCACCTTTCTCACTTTCTCTcccattttctttctcaaactacccacttttacattaatattatcaaatggtcacgtctctctaaatatatttacatttttattaaatttataaattatttaattttataaatatagtatatataattaaaattaaatatactaaaatattaaaataaaatataaatattaaataaattatatgaatagagaTTTGagtctcaaaataattatctcacatattatttttattagtttacatattatttttaaaattttaaattattttaaaattttaattattattaaaatattcaaacaaaatatatgataataatttaactttaataatataataatattttataagttttactaacaatataatttaatataaataaataaataattaacatgagtgttaagactcgattgtgttgacacgataacaaaatctagtcggaataacacgaaacacgaatttaaacacgagttagtacgacacgaataaactcgtggacACGAATAACATGACACGAAAGAGTCCGTGAATCATAAtgttttgagtgggtcaagacacgatacgacacaaCAAGACACGATTGAGAGACTAACACGACTtgcccgagtcgaatacgaacgtttatgtaCGATGTTCAGCTCTATCcactttattctttttttaatctattttatactttgtataaattaaatgtaaataaaattactttctcacaattaaataatataataataataataattaaattccaaatgatttatatctattttattgATACTTTTCATCAACCCACTAATTCCTCTTTCTTTTCAGAGATtactataatttaatataaataaataaataattaacatgagtgttAAGACTCGATTGTGTTGATACGATAACAaaatctagtcggaataacacgaaacacgaatttaaacacgagttagtacGACACGAATAACATGGCACGAAAGAGTCCGTGAATCATAATGTTTTGAGTGGatcaagacacgatacgacacacataagatttagacacgacacaacacgacacgattgagagtctaacacgacttgcccGAGTCGAATACAAACGTTTATGTACGATGCCCAACTCTATCcactttattctttttttttatctattttatacTTTGTATAAactaaatgtaaataaaattactttctcacaattaaataataatataataataataataataattaaattccaaatgatttatatctattttattgATACTTTTCATCAACCCACTAATTCCTCTTTTCAGAGATTACTATAATTTCGTTACAACATCTACACGCCGGTCATTTTAGGTTGTTTTCATacacttcattcttttttataCATTAAAGGGTCtagaaaatgtttaaaaaataaataaatagaagagtcacatgtatattataattggaattttcattaaaatcaaaTGCATTAAAAAAAAGTACTGTCGTcctgagaaaaaaaagaaagtgtaacattaataatttaatgtcctttttttttcattatattttaattcttgttTTCTTCCTTCTATACATAATACTTAGTTGTCCTTTTTGCCGACGGTTAGAAGAAGCAATCGAACACATGGTTTAGTGTTCCTCATTGAGCCTTGtggattaaaaataaataaataaataaaaatggaacTCTAGGGGTCCCTCTCCTATGTTTTAAAGGCCAATTCAGTTATACATGGTCCAACGCCAACCCTTgatgcaaatatatatatatatataattcaatccCTACTTTacgtgtttaattttaatttgaaaaaatataaattttgatatatatatctaaatgtATGAACTATGAAGACTCatattaatttctaatataaTGTAAATTAAGCTTTGGATGTACAATTAATCAACATgcttgaaattaaaattaagctTTATAGTACTATACTATGTATTAAGTACTTAAAAGTAACATGGATGTTGCTAATTTCATTGAAACATGTATAAAGCTGATCCATTTTAAGCCTAATTAATGCTAAAACCTTGTTTTAAAATGTACATAAGAtagataattaatataattatatctccAATACTATTTTTAGTTGAATAATAATTTGGGACggtgattatataaatataaatataaaaataaaaataaaaatatactctctctctctcctcttcATATAAGCAAAGCACATGCACATTACGCGGTTTCACTAACCCATCCATCTAGCTAGGGTAATATTCTAATATCATTACATTATTAAGTTAGCTCAAttctataaatattaataataatacatattccTAACCctgatcatttaaattaaaaaaaaaaatgtttttaaataagaatcaaaacttataattttttgtttttaggtACTATTTACTCTAtgttgttataaataatttcattaattcatGCCACAAAACAAAATCAGCATGCGACAGTATATAGAAACCCagtaatttttttatgtcattAGTTGCTTAACTAagacattaaataaaattcaattattattattattattattattattattaaccctCTTACTTTCTCCTCATTTTTTCGGAATCTctctttaatatatatcaaatacaaACTCATTTCAAAACACTTGTTTGGATTGGGTTTTCTAAAAAtctgattatttaaaaagttatctgtaataaatttgattttttttttttaatatataatgataaaattaaaaatatataatattttaatattaattaatgaacgatgtaatgaatgagaaaaaaatgaaatgatattttaattttgattatttgtataATCCAAACCGAACGCTCATTAGATTTGGAATTGAATATGAGTTtgttaaaagtaattttttgtttttcaaatattacatttaatatTGATTCAGATaagatatttttgaaatataccttaattatataataataaatttaataacaatttttttaaacacaaCTCCACTATAATTTTAGGTGTTTTCAATAAagatttatcaaaatataaagctcatgtatatgaaaaaaaaaactctgaTGATAATATATAAGATTACAAACAAGTAAACAACGTTCAAATGAATTGACCAATGTCAAGTTATTTCCTTATAATGTCATATCCATTGATGGTACAATGCTTTGTAATTTACTATAAAAGCcttaatatatagtttaattatataatccACTGCTCTaacaataaaaatgttaaaattggaaagactaaaaaaacaaatcatccCTTCATTAGTCCCACACTTATTTGACCTATTTTTGGTTATTACGTCTttctttataattaagtttGTGGTTGTATTTCGAATTAGATAGAATCTTGTCACATATACTACGAATATAAAGATATTTTCGTGTTTAAGTTAAGATAAACACTATAAAGTTAGATTACGCATGGGATTTGCCCTCAAGtactatattattaattattgcaAAATCaacattatttgtatttaatttgttttaaattccAACACAAATGGTTTGTTATTatcaacaataatataattaattagattagcTATAGGTAGAAGTAGAATGCATGCATGTATGATAAAAGGGTATGAATAGGACAGTCCTTATCCTTCAATCCATCGATGTTGCATGCTCTTCTTTCGTTATATGTTACTAACTTTCTGCTCATTCATTGAAtgcttaccatatatatatttttaatttcaaaacactttaatttttttattttttattaattattagaaaattgaTTCTTTTTTAAggcttttatataaataatgggGATTGGGGTGGgataatattattactttatcgtTATAGTTAATAGCAGTTAGTATTAATGATTCTGTTTCTAGAAAAGAGTATCAATCATTGGGCCGCTAGCAgttactaaaataataataataataattaattggaggggtttataattattatttattgtaaatgCAGGTCAGGTTAAGATAAGTAGGCAACAACctaagaattattaatattgattaaATGGTCGAATAATATCTTCAGCAAGATTTTCGGTAATTAATGGGATTCTGTTCCTATCACAATTTTTCTCTTATCTTTAGAATTAGAAGAAAGACTAGGCCCcctattttcattaataaataaattaatatgcaacatttaaaataaaaaataaaaaaatatgactttAATTGCGCATATAGCTAGGGCTCTATTGATTAATCGTCAAtatgtagaaaataatattgaatagtccttgaaatgaattaaaatatctaTACTTAATTTGtggaaaaatcaaatatatttcattgtatatttgaacata from Impatiens glandulifera chromosome 9, dImpGla2.1, whole genome shotgun sequence includes the following:
- the LOC124916483 gene encoding probable WRKY transcription factor 48 encodes the protein MENNNNNKDDIDHQIKAPTSTDQEINSDQIPTTFPAVPSFSSIFDTPSASCDLQNEIKTSNLGFIDMLEIQDYTPSLFDMFQTPPPPPLQPPPPPPPELASPSGNSISSLSSTEVTTSKTEERDKEEKSTINNQLKPKKKNTKKQRQPRFAFMTKSDVDHLDDGYRWRKYGQKAVKNSPYPRSYYRCTMASCGVKKRVERSCEDSTVVVTTYEGTHGHPCPVTLRTTTTAAAPETAGFIGGVNFPTVASPNFIISSQPHNYNNNNNNNQVYINNNNNNNLHNTININPISSIISDFVPHYYNFPPPSSSSTTSSSSMVRDHGLLQDMIMPRKESQEDDDHDQHH